One Oncorhynchus masou masou isolate Uvic2021 chromosome 27, UVic_Omas_1.1, whole genome shotgun sequence genomic window carries:
- the LOC135515884 gene encoding muskelin isoform X2 codes for MRCNMSALLLMKTVEDGTRIRGPISKPSRCTLVVDGYCSLTRPFKPTGFVETWVSRDCGLPGFQESRFNRCSICAALSPLSLPERSGQCPVLSVADMPRLVTTPMTCEQQLSSAYLMLKMERPAIVQSITFGKYEKTHVCNLKKFKVFGGMSEENMTELLSSGLKNDYNKETFTLKHKIDEQMFPCRFVKIVPLMSWGPSFNFSIWYIELHGIEEPDVVQPCLNWYSKYREQEAIRLCLKHFRQHNYTEAFESLQKKTRIALEHQMLTHLHDRLVLRGDFDACEELIDKAVKDGLFNQYISQQEYKPRWSQIIPKSNKGTTAQEPSPDDMNSNEDDNRPGMRGGHQMVIDVQTETVYLFGGWDGTQDLADFWAYSVQENQWVCISRDTEKEIVCVMAYPVLSQSGPSARSCHKMCIDSQRRQIYTLGRYLDSSVRNSKSLKSDFYRYDVDANTWTLLSEDTSADGGPKLVFDHQMCMDSEKHMIYTFGGRILMCNGSVEDSRTSEPQFSGLYAFHCQAGTWSLLREDSCNAGPEDVQSRIGHCMLFHTRNRCLYVFGGQRSKTYLNDFFSYDVDGDHVEIISDGTKKDSGMVPMTGFTQRATIDPELNEIHVLSGLSKDKDKREENVRNSFWIYDIARNNWSCVYKNDQAVKENPSKALQEEEPCPRFAHQLVYDEMHKVHYLFGGNPGKSCSPKMRLDDFWSLKLCRPSKEYLLRHCRYLIRKYRFEEKAQSEPLNALKYLQNDLSLTVDHTNPDETKEFQLLPSALFKSSSDFIPLGFSDVDQTYAQRTQLFDMLVNFFPDSMTPPKGNLVDLITL; via the exons ATGAGATGCAATATGTCTGCCTTATTATTGATGAAAACTGTTGAAGATGGAACCCGTATCAGAGGACCCATTAGTAAGCCCAGCAGATGCACTCTGGTAGTGGATGGTTATTGCTCACTCACACGGCCATTTAAACCTACAGGATTTGTAGAAACATGGGTCTCCAGGGATTGTGGGTTGCCTGGTTTCCAGGAAAGCAGATTTAATCGATGTTCCATCTGTGCTGCtctatcccctctgtctctcccagaGCGCTCAGGCCAGTGCCCTGTCCTGTCGGTGGCAGATATGCCCAGGCTAGTTACCACTCCAATGACCTGTGAACAGCAGCTCTCCTCTGCG TACTTAATGTTGAAAATGGAAAGGCCAGCGATCGTTCAAAGCATCACCTTTGGAAAGTATGAGAAGACTCACGTGTGCAACCTGAAGAAGTTCAAAGTGTTTGGTGGGATGAGCGAAGAGAACATGACAGAACTCCTGTCCAG TGGCCTGAAGAATGACTACAACAAGGAGACCTTCACCTTGAAACACAAGATCGACGAACAGATGTTTCCCTGCAGATTTGTTAAAATAG tGCCGCTGATGTCTTGGGGGCCCAGTTTTAACTTCAGTATCTGGTACATTGAGCTGCATGGCATAGAGGAACCTGATGTAGTGCAGCCCTGCCTTAACTGGTACAGCAAG TACCGGGAACAGGAAGCGATCCGCCTGTGCCTGAAGCACTTCCGGCAGCATAACTACACAGAGGCCTTTGAGTCGCTGCAGAAGAAGACACGCATCGCGTTGGAACACCAAATGCTGACACACCTCCACGACCGCCTGGTACTCCGGGGAGACTTTGATGCCTGTGAGGAGCTCATCGACAAAGCCGTCAAAG ACGGTTTATTTAACCAGTACATCAGCCAGCAAGAGTACAAGCCAAGATGGAGTCAGATCATCCCCAAGAGTAACAAAGGTACAACCGCCCAAGAGCCAAGCCCAGATGACATGAACA GTAATGAGGATGACAACAGACCAGGGATGAGGGGAGGTCATCAGATGGTCATCGATGTTCAGACAG AGACGGTGTATCTTTTTGGGGGCTGGGACGGCACACAGGACCTGGCTGACTTCTGGGCCTACAGTGTTCAGGAGAACCAGTGGGTCTGCATCtccagagacacagagaaggaG ATAGTTTGTGTGATGGCTTACCCCGTCCTCTCCCAGAGTGGTCCCAGTGCGCGGTCCTGTCACAAGATGTGCATCGACAGCCAGCGGCGGCAGATCTACACACTCGGCCGCTACCTAGACTCCAGCGTCAGGAACAGCAAGTCTCTGAAGAGTGACTTCTACCGCTACGATGTCGACGCCAACACCTGGACACTGCTCAGCGAGGACACGTCAGCCGACGGCGGGCCCAAGCTCGTCTTTGACCACCAG ATGTGTATGGACTCGGAGAAGCACATGATCTATACGTTTGGTGGTCGAATTCTGATGTGTAACGGCAGTGTGGAGGACAGCAGGACGTCCGAGCCCCAGTTCAGTGGGCTGTATGCCTTCCACTGCCAGGCCGGAACATGGAGCCTGCTCAGAGAAGACTCCTGCAACGCTGGGCCTGAGGATGTCCAGTCTCGCATCGGACACTGCATGCTCTTCCACACT AGGAATCGTTGTCTGTATGTGTtcggaggtcagaggtcaaagaCGTACCTGAATGACTTCTTCAGCTACGACGTGGACGGGGACCATGTGGAGATCATCTCAGACGGAACCAAGAAGGACTCCGGCATGG TGCCGATGACGGGCTTCACCCAAAGGGCCACCATAGACCCAGAGCTGAATGAGATCCACGTTCTGTCTGGCCTCAGCAAGGACAAGGACAAACGAGAAGAGAACGTCCGTAACTCATTCTGGATCTACGACATCGCACGCAACAACTG GTCGTGTGTGTATAAGAATGACCAGGCGGTGAAGGAGAACCCCAGTAAGGCTCTGCAGGAGGAGGAGCCCTGTCCACGCTTCGCACACCAGCTGGTCTACGACGAAATGCACAAG GTACACTACCTGTTTGGAGGGAACCCAGGGAAGTCGTGCTCTCCTAAGATGCGTCTGGATGACTTCTGGTCCCTCAAGCTGTGTCGCCCCTCCAAGGAGTACCTGCTCCGACACTGCAGATACCTAATCAGGAAGTACAG gtTTGAGGAGAAGGCCCAGTCGGAACCTCTGAATGCTCTGAAGTACCTGCAGaacgacctctctctgaccgtGGACCACACCAACCCTGACGAGACCAAAGAG TTCCAGCTCCTGCCCTCAGCTCTCTTCAAGTCCAGCTCTGACTTCATCCCTCTGG gTTTCTCAGACGTGGACCAGACGTATGCCCAGCGCACGCAGCTCTTCGACATGCTCGTCAACTTCTTCCCGGACAGCATGACCCCGCCCAAGGGTAACCTCGTTGACCTCATCACACTCTAG
- the LOC135515884 gene encoding muskelin isoform X3 has product MRCNMSALLLMKTVEDGTRIRGPISKPSRCTLVVDGYCSLTRPFKPTGFVETWVSRDCGLPGFQESRFNRCSICAALSPLSLPERSGQCPVLSVADMPRLVTTPMTCEQQLSSAYLMLKMERPAIVQSITFGKYEKTHVCNLKKFKVFGGMSEENMTELLSSGLKNDYNKETFTLKHKIDEQMFPCRFVKIVPLMSWGPSFNFSIWYIELHGIEEPDVVQPCLNWYSKYREQEAIRLCLKHFRQHNYTEAFESLQKKTRIALEHQMLTHLHDRLVLRGDFDACEELIDKAVKDGLFNQYISQQEYKPRWSQIIPKSNKGTTAQEPSPDDMNSETNYSSNEDDNRPGMRGGHQMVIDVQTETVYLFGGWDGTQDLADFWAYSVQENQWVCISRDTEKESGPSARSCHKMCIDSQRRQIYTLGRYLDSSVRNSKSLKSDFYRYDVDANTWTLLSEDTSADGGPKLVFDHQMCMDSEKHMIYTFGGRILMCNGSVEDSRTSEPQFSGLYAFHCQAGTWSLLREDSCNAGPEDVQSRIGHCMLFHTRNRCLYVFGGQRSKTYLNDFFSYDVDGDHVEIISDGTKKDSGMVPMTGFTQRATIDPELNEIHVLSGLSKDKDKREENVRNSFWIYDIARNNWSCVYKNDQAVKENPSKALQEEEPCPRFAHQLVYDEMHKVHYLFGGNPGKSCSPKMRLDDFWSLKLCRPSKEYLLRHCRYLIRKYRFEEKAQSEPLNALKYLQNDLSLTVDHTNPDETKEFQLLPSALFKSSSDFIPLGFSDVDQTYAQRTQLFDMLVNFFPDSMTPPKGNLVDLITL; this is encoded by the exons ATGAGATGCAATATGTCTGCCTTATTATTGATGAAAACTGTTGAAGATGGAACCCGTATCAGAGGACCCATTAGTAAGCCCAGCAGATGCACTCTGGTAGTGGATGGTTATTGCTCACTCACACGGCCATTTAAACCTACAGGATTTGTAGAAACATGGGTCTCCAGGGATTGTGGGTTGCCTGGTTTCCAGGAAAGCAGATTTAATCGATGTTCCATCTGTGCTGCtctatcccctctgtctctcccagaGCGCTCAGGCCAGTGCCCTGTCCTGTCGGTGGCAGATATGCCCAGGCTAGTTACCACTCCAATGACCTGTGAACAGCAGCTCTCCTCTGCG TACTTAATGTTGAAAATGGAAAGGCCAGCGATCGTTCAAAGCATCACCTTTGGAAAGTATGAGAAGACTCACGTGTGCAACCTGAAGAAGTTCAAAGTGTTTGGTGGGATGAGCGAAGAGAACATGACAGAACTCCTGTCCAG TGGCCTGAAGAATGACTACAACAAGGAGACCTTCACCTTGAAACACAAGATCGACGAACAGATGTTTCCCTGCAGATTTGTTAAAATAG tGCCGCTGATGTCTTGGGGGCCCAGTTTTAACTTCAGTATCTGGTACATTGAGCTGCATGGCATAGAGGAACCTGATGTAGTGCAGCCCTGCCTTAACTGGTACAGCAAG TACCGGGAACAGGAAGCGATCCGCCTGTGCCTGAAGCACTTCCGGCAGCATAACTACACAGAGGCCTTTGAGTCGCTGCAGAAGAAGACACGCATCGCGTTGGAACACCAAATGCTGACACACCTCCACGACCGCCTGGTACTCCGGGGAGACTTTGATGCCTGTGAGGAGCTCATCGACAAAGCCGTCAAAG ACGGTTTATTTAACCAGTACATCAGCCAGCAAGAGTACAAGCCAAGATGGAGTCAGATCATCCCCAAGAGTAACAAAGGTACAACCGCCCAAGAGCCAAGCCCAGATGACATGAACAGTGAGACAAACTACTCAA GTAATGAGGATGACAACAGACCAGGGATGAGGGGAGGTCATCAGATGGTCATCGATGTTCAGACAG AGACGGTGTATCTTTTTGGGGGCTGGGACGGCACACAGGACCTGGCTGACTTCTGGGCCTACAGTGTTCAGGAGAACCAGTGGGTCTGCATCtccagagacacagagaaggaG AGTGGTCCCAGTGCGCGGTCCTGTCACAAGATGTGCATCGACAGCCAGCGGCGGCAGATCTACACACTCGGCCGCTACCTAGACTCCAGCGTCAGGAACAGCAAGTCTCTGAAGAGTGACTTCTACCGCTACGATGTCGACGCCAACACCTGGACACTGCTCAGCGAGGACACGTCAGCCGACGGCGGGCCCAAGCTCGTCTTTGACCACCAG ATGTGTATGGACTCGGAGAAGCACATGATCTATACGTTTGGTGGTCGAATTCTGATGTGTAACGGCAGTGTGGAGGACAGCAGGACGTCCGAGCCCCAGTTCAGTGGGCTGTATGCCTTCCACTGCCAGGCCGGAACATGGAGCCTGCTCAGAGAAGACTCCTGCAACGCTGGGCCTGAGGATGTCCAGTCTCGCATCGGACACTGCATGCTCTTCCACACT AGGAATCGTTGTCTGTATGTGTtcggaggtcagaggtcaaagaCGTACCTGAATGACTTCTTCAGCTACGACGTGGACGGGGACCATGTGGAGATCATCTCAGACGGAACCAAGAAGGACTCCGGCATGG TGCCGATGACGGGCTTCACCCAAAGGGCCACCATAGACCCAGAGCTGAATGAGATCCACGTTCTGTCTGGCCTCAGCAAGGACAAGGACAAACGAGAAGAGAACGTCCGTAACTCATTCTGGATCTACGACATCGCACGCAACAACTG GTCGTGTGTGTATAAGAATGACCAGGCGGTGAAGGAGAACCCCAGTAAGGCTCTGCAGGAGGAGGAGCCCTGTCCACGCTTCGCACACCAGCTGGTCTACGACGAAATGCACAAG GTACACTACCTGTTTGGAGGGAACCCAGGGAAGTCGTGCTCTCCTAAGATGCGTCTGGATGACTTCTGGTCCCTCAAGCTGTGTCGCCCCTCCAAGGAGTACCTGCTCCGACACTGCAGATACCTAATCAGGAAGTACAG gtTTGAGGAGAAGGCCCAGTCGGAACCTCTGAATGCTCTGAAGTACCTGCAGaacgacctctctctgaccgtGGACCACACCAACCCTGACGAGACCAAAGAG TTCCAGCTCCTGCCCTCAGCTCTCTTCAAGTCCAGCTCTGACTTCATCCCTCTGG gTTTCTCAGACGTGGACCAGACGTATGCCCAGCGCACGCAGCTCTTCGACATGCTCGTCAACTTCTTCCCGGACAGCATGACCCCGCCCAAGGGTAACCTCGTTGACCTCATCACACTCTAG
- the LOC135515884 gene encoding muskelin isoform X1, translated as MRCNMSALLLMKTVEDGTRIRGPISKPSRCTLVVDGYCSLTRPFKPTGFVETWVSRDCGLPGFQESRFNRCSICAALSPLSLPERSGQCPVLSVADMPRLVTTPMTCEQQLSSAYLMLKMERPAIVQSITFGKYEKTHVCNLKKFKVFGGMSEENMTELLSSGLKNDYNKETFTLKHKIDEQMFPCRFVKIVPLMSWGPSFNFSIWYIELHGIEEPDVVQPCLNWYSKYREQEAIRLCLKHFRQHNYTEAFESLQKKTRIALEHQMLTHLHDRLVLRGDFDACEELIDKAVKDGLFNQYISQQEYKPRWSQIIPKSNKGTTAQEPSPDDMNSETNYSSNEDDNRPGMRGGHQMVIDVQTETVYLFGGWDGTQDLADFWAYSVQENQWVCISRDTEKEIVCVMAYPVLSQSGPSARSCHKMCIDSQRRQIYTLGRYLDSSVRNSKSLKSDFYRYDVDANTWTLLSEDTSADGGPKLVFDHQMCMDSEKHMIYTFGGRILMCNGSVEDSRTSEPQFSGLYAFHCQAGTWSLLREDSCNAGPEDVQSRIGHCMLFHTRNRCLYVFGGQRSKTYLNDFFSYDVDGDHVEIISDGTKKDSGMVPMTGFTQRATIDPELNEIHVLSGLSKDKDKREENVRNSFWIYDIARNNWSCVYKNDQAVKENPSKALQEEEPCPRFAHQLVYDEMHKVHYLFGGNPGKSCSPKMRLDDFWSLKLCRPSKEYLLRHCRYLIRKYRFEEKAQSEPLNALKYLQNDLSLTVDHTNPDETKEFQLLPSALFKSSSDFIPLGFSDVDQTYAQRTQLFDMLVNFFPDSMTPPKGNLVDLITL; from the exons ATGAGATGCAATATGTCTGCCTTATTATTGATGAAAACTGTTGAAGATGGAACCCGTATCAGAGGACCCATTAGTAAGCCCAGCAGATGCACTCTGGTAGTGGATGGTTATTGCTCACTCACACGGCCATTTAAACCTACAGGATTTGTAGAAACATGGGTCTCCAGGGATTGTGGGTTGCCTGGTTTCCAGGAAAGCAGATTTAATCGATGTTCCATCTGTGCTGCtctatcccctctgtctctcccagaGCGCTCAGGCCAGTGCCCTGTCCTGTCGGTGGCAGATATGCCCAGGCTAGTTACCACTCCAATGACCTGTGAACAGCAGCTCTCCTCTGCG TACTTAATGTTGAAAATGGAAAGGCCAGCGATCGTTCAAAGCATCACCTTTGGAAAGTATGAGAAGACTCACGTGTGCAACCTGAAGAAGTTCAAAGTGTTTGGTGGGATGAGCGAAGAGAACATGACAGAACTCCTGTCCAG TGGCCTGAAGAATGACTACAACAAGGAGACCTTCACCTTGAAACACAAGATCGACGAACAGATGTTTCCCTGCAGATTTGTTAAAATAG tGCCGCTGATGTCTTGGGGGCCCAGTTTTAACTTCAGTATCTGGTACATTGAGCTGCATGGCATAGAGGAACCTGATGTAGTGCAGCCCTGCCTTAACTGGTACAGCAAG TACCGGGAACAGGAAGCGATCCGCCTGTGCCTGAAGCACTTCCGGCAGCATAACTACACAGAGGCCTTTGAGTCGCTGCAGAAGAAGACACGCATCGCGTTGGAACACCAAATGCTGACACACCTCCACGACCGCCTGGTACTCCGGGGAGACTTTGATGCCTGTGAGGAGCTCATCGACAAAGCCGTCAAAG ACGGTTTATTTAACCAGTACATCAGCCAGCAAGAGTACAAGCCAAGATGGAGTCAGATCATCCCCAAGAGTAACAAAGGTACAACCGCCCAAGAGCCAAGCCCAGATGACATGAACAGTGAGACAAACTACTCAA GTAATGAGGATGACAACAGACCAGGGATGAGGGGAGGTCATCAGATGGTCATCGATGTTCAGACAG AGACGGTGTATCTTTTTGGGGGCTGGGACGGCACACAGGACCTGGCTGACTTCTGGGCCTACAGTGTTCAGGAGAACCAGTGGGTCTGCATCtccagagacacagagaaggaG ATAGTTTGTGTGATGGCTTACCCCGTCCTCTCCCAGAGTGGTCCCAGTGCGCGGTCCTGTCACAAGATGTGCATCGACAGCCAGCGGCGGCAGATCTACACACTCGGCCGCTACCTAGACTCCAGCGTCAGGAACAGCAAGTCTCTGAAGAGTGACTTCTACCGCTACGATGTCGACGCCAACACCTGGACACTGCTCAGCGAGGACACGTCAGCCGACGGCGGGCCCAAGCTCGTCTTTGACCACCAG ATGTGTATGGACTCGGAGAAGCACATGATCTATACGTTTGGTGGTCGAATTCTGATGTGTAACGGCAGTGTGGAGGACAGCAGGACGTCCGAGCCCCAGTTCAGTGGGCTGTATGCCTTCCACTGCCAGGCCGGAACATGGAGCCTGCTCAGAGAAGACTCCTGCAACGCTGGGCCTGAGGATGTCCAGTCTCGCATCGGACACTGCATGCTCTTCCACACT AGGAATCGTTGTCTGTATGTGTtcggaggtcagaggtcaaagaCGTACCTGAATGACTTCTTCAGCTACGACGTGGACGGGGACCATGTGGAGATCATCTCAGACGGAACCAAGAAGGACTCCGGCATGG TGCCGATGACGGGCTTCACCCAAAGGGCCACCATAGACCCAGAGCTGAATGAGATCCACGTTCTGTCTGGCCTCAGCAAGGACAAGGACAAACGAGAAGAGAACGTCCGTAACTCATTCTGGATCTACGACATCGCACGCAACAACTG GTCGTGTGTGTATAAGAATGACCAGGCGGTGAAGGAGAACCCCAGTAAGGCTCTGCAGGAGGAGGAGCCCTGTCCACGCTTCGCACACCAGCTGGTCTACGACGAAATGCACAAG GTACACTACCTGTTTGGAGGGAACCCAGGGAAGTCGTGCTCTCCTAAGATGCGTCTGGATGACTTCTGGTCCCTCAAGCTGTGTCGCCCCTCCAAGGAGTACCTGCTCCGACACTGCAGATACCTAATCAGGAAGTACAG gtTTGAGGAGAAGGCCCAGTCGGAACCTCTGAATGCTCTGAAGTACCTGCAGaacgacctctctctgaccgtGGACCACACCAACCCTGACGAGACCAAAGAG TTCCAGCTCCTGCCCTCAGCTCTCTTCAAGTCCAGCTCTGACTTCATCCCTCTGG gTTTCTCAGACGTGGACCAGACGTATGCCCAGCGCACGCAGCTCTTCGACATGCTCGTCAACTTCTTCCCGGACAGCATGACCCCGCCCAAGGGTAACCTCGTTGACCTCATCACACTCTAG
- the LOC135515884 gene encoding muskelin isoform X4, translating into MRCNMSALLLMKTVEDGTRIRGPISKPSRCTLVVDGYCSLTRPFKPTGFVETWVSRDCGLPGFQESRFNRCSICAALSPLSLPERSGQCPVLSVADMPRLVTTPMTCEQQLSSAYLMLKMERPAIVQSITFGKYEKTHVCNLKKFKVFGGMSEENMTELLSSGLKNDYNKETFTLKHKIDEQMFPCRFVKIVPLMSWGPSFNFSIWYIELHGIEEPDVVQPCLNWYSKYREQEAIRLCLKHFRQHNYTEAFESLQKKTRIALEHQMLTHLHDRLVLRGDFDACEELIDKAVKDGLFNQYISQQEYKPRWSQIIPKSNKGNEDDNRPGMRGGHQMVIDVQTETVYLFGGWDGTQDLADFWAYSVQENQWVCISRDTEKEIVCVMAYPVLSQSGPSARSCHKMCIDSQRRQIYTLGRYLDSSVRNSKSLKSDFYRYDVDANTWTLLSEDTSADGGPKLVFDHQMCMDSEKHMIYTFGGRILMCNGSVEDSRTSEPQFSGLYAFHCQAGTWSLLREDSCNAGPEDVQSRIGHCMLFHTRNRCLYVFGGQRSKTYLNDFFSYDVDGDHVEIISDGTKKDSGMVPMTGFTQRATIDPELNEIHVLSGLSKDKDKREENVRNSFWIYDIARNNWSCVYKNDQAVKENPSKALQEEEPCPRFAHQLVYDEMHKVHYLFGGNPGKSCSPKMRLDDFWSLKLCRPSKEYLLRHCRYLIRKYRFEEKAQSEPLNALKYLQNDLSLTVDHTNPDETKEFQLLPSALFKSSSDFIPLGFSDVDQTYAQRTQLFDMLVNFFPDSMTPPKGNLVDLITL; encoded by the exons ATGAGATGCAATATGTCTGCCTTATTATTGATGAAAACTGTTGAAGATGGAACCCGTATCAGAGGACCCATTAGTAAGCCCAGCAGATGCACTCTGGTAGTGGATGGTTATTGCTCACTCACACGGCCATTTAAACCTACAGGATTTGTAGAAACATGGGTCTCCAGGGATTGTGGGTTGCCTGGTTTCCAGGAAAGCAGATTTAATCGATGTTCCATCTGTGCTGCtctatcccctctgtctctcccagaGCGCTCAGGCCAGTGCCCTGTCCTGTCGGTGGCAGATATGCCCAGGCTAGTTACCACTCCAATGACCTGTGAACAGCAGCTCTCCTCTGCG TACTTAATGTTGAAAATGGAAAGGCCAGCGATCGTTCAAAGCATCACCTTTGGAAAGTATGAGAAGACTCACGTGTGCAACCTGAAGAAGTTCAAAGTGTTTGGTGGGATGAGCGAAGAGAACATGACAGAACTCCTGTCCAG TGGCCTGAAGAATGACTACAACAAGGAGACCTTCACCTTGAAACACAAGATCGACGAACAGATGTTTCCCTGCAGATTTGTTAAAATAG tGCCGCTGATGTCTTGGGGGCCCAGTTTTAACTTCAGTATCTGGTACATTGAGCTGCATGGCATAGAGGAACCTGATGTAGTGCAGCCCTGCCTTAACTGGTACAGCAAG TACCGGGAACAGGAAGCGATCCGCCTGTGCCTGAAGCACTTCCGGCAGCATAACTACACAGAGGCCTTTGAGTCGCTGCAGAAGAAGACACGCATCGCGTTGGAACACCAAATGCTGACACACCTCCACGACCGCCTGGTACTCCGGGGAGACTTTGATGCCTGTGAGGAGCTCATCGACAAAGCCGTCAAAG ACGGTTTATTTAACCAGTACATCAGCCAGCAAGAGTACAAGCCAAGATGGAGTCAGATCATCCCCAAGAGTAACAAAG GTAATGAGGATGACAACAGACCAGGGATGAGGGGAGGTCATCAGATGGTCATCGATGTTCAGACAG AGACGGTGTATCTTTTTGGGGGCTGGGACGGCACACAGGACCTGGCTGACTTCTGGGCCTACAGTGTTCAGGAGAACCAGTGGGTCTGCATCtccagagacacagagaaggaG ATAGTTTGTGTGATGGCTTACCCCGTCCTCTCCCAGAGTGGTCCCAGTGCGCGGTCCTGTCACAAGATGTGCATCGACAGCCAGCGGCGGCAGATCTACACACTCGGCCGCTACCTAGACTCCAGCGTCAGGAACAGCAAGTCTCTGAAGAGTGACTTCTACCGCTACGATGTCGACGCCAACACCTGGACACTGCTCAGCGAGGACACGTCAGCCGACGGCGGGCCCAAGCTCGTCTTTGACCACCAG ATGTGTATGGACTCGGAGAAGCACATGATCTATACGTTTGGTGGTCGAATTCTGATGTGTAACGGCAGTGTGGAGGACAGCAGGACGTCCGAGCCCCAGTTCAGTGGGCTGTATGCCTTCCACTGCCAGGCCGGAACATGGAGCCTGCTCAGAGAAGACTCCTGCAACGCTGGGCCTGAGGATGTCCAGTCTCGCATCGGACACTGCATGCTCTTCCACACT AGGAATCGTTGTCTGTATGTGTtcggaggtcagaggtcaaagaCGTACCTGAATGACTTCTTCAGCTACGACGTGGACGGGGACCATGTGGAGATCATCTCAGACGGAACCAAGAAGGACTCCGGCATGG TGCCGATGACGGGCTTCACCCAAAGGGCCACCATAGACCCAGAGCTGAATGAGATCCACGTTCTGTCTGGCCTCAGCAAGGACAAGGACAAACGAGAAGAGAACGTCCGTAACTCATTCTGGATCTACGACATCGCACGCAACAACTG GTCGTGTGTGTATAAGAATGACCAGGCGGTGAAGGAGAACCCCAGTAAGGCTCTGCAGGAGGAGGAGCCCTGTCCACGCTTCGCACACCAGCTGGTCTACGACGAAATGCACAAG GTACACTACCTGTTTGGAGGGAACCCAGGGAAGTCGTGCTCTCCTAAGATGCGTCTGGATGACTTCTGGTCCCTCAAGCTGTGTCGCCCCTCCAAGGAGTACCTGCTCCGACACTGCAGATACCTAATCAGGAAGTACAG gtTTGAGGAGAAGGCCCAGTCGGAACCTCTGAATGCTCTGAAGTACCTGCAGaacgacctctctctgaccgtGGACCACACCAACCCTGACGAGACCAAAGAG TTCCAGCTCCTGCCCTCAGCTCTCTTCAAGTCCAGCTCTGACTTCATCCCTCTGG gTTTCTCAGACGTGGACCAGACGTATGCCCAGCGCACGCAGCTCTTCGACATGCTCGTCAACTTCTTCCCGGACAGCATGACCCCGCCCAAGGGTAACCTCGTTGACCTCATCACACTCTAG